One Alicyclobacillus vulcanalis genomic window carries:
- the thrS gene encoding threonine--tRNA ligase, protein MSHEITVRLKDGSERQVPAGSTYAQLAQSISPRLGKEAVVARVNGALVDLSREVEDGAQVELLTLKDPEGLYVMRHTCAHVMAQAVQRLFPGTKCAIGPVIENGFYYDFADHDFHPEDLPRIEEEMKRIIQEDLPIERQVVSREEALRFFRDRGDRFKVEIIEDLPEDVTLTLYRQGEFIDLCRGPHLPSTGRVQVFQLQNFAGAYWRGDSKREMLTRVYGVAFAKKADLDEYNRLQQEARERDHRRLGKELDIFTLSPEVGQGLPLWLPNGAKIRRIIERYIVDLEESLGYQHVYTPHLANVELYKISGHWEHYKDDMYPPMKIDNEELVLRPMNCPHHMMVYKHRLHSYRELPIRIAELGTMHRYEMSGALAGLQRVRAMTLNDAHIFCRPDQIEEEFTRVVRLIQRVYKDFGIDDYYHRLSYRDPNNTEKYVQNDEMWELAQSTLRKVMLDLGLEFVEAEGEAAFYGPKLDVQVRTALGKDETLSTIQLDFHLPNRFNLEYVGEDGERHRPVVIHRGVVGTMERFVAFLIEQYKGAFPVWLAPTQVVVASVADEFSSYAEEVAAKLREAGIRAETDVSDNKIGYKIRQAQTHKIPYTLVVGARERDEGSVSVRKYQAGDLGAMPLDQFVHQIQDEIARKVQLVQA, encoded by the coding sequence ATGTCTCACGAGATCACCGTGCGGTTGAAAGACGGAAGCGAGCGTCAGGTGCCGGCCGGATCGACCTACGCCCAGTTGGCGCAGTCCATCAGCCCGCGGCTTGGCAAGGAGGCCGTGGTGGCCAGGGTGAATGGCGCGCTCGTCGACTTGAGCCGCGAAGTGGAAGACGGCGCCCAGGTGGAGCTTTTGACGCTCAAAGACCCCGAAGGGCTGTACGTGATGCGCCACACCTGCGCCCACGTGATGGCCCAGGCCGTGCAGCGCCTGTTTCCCGGCACCAAGTGCGCCATCGGGCCCGTGATCGAAAATGGCTTTTACTACGACTTCGCCGATCACGACTTTCACCCCGAAGACCTGCCGCGCATCGAGGAGGAGATGAAGCGCATCATTCAGGAAGATCTCCCCATCGAGCGTCAGGTGGTGTCGCGCGAGGAGGCGCTCCGGTTTTTCCGCGATCGCGGCGACCGGTTTAAGGTCGAGATCATTGAAGACCTGCCGGAGGACGTCACGCTCACGCTCTATCGCCAGGGCGAATTCATCGATCTCTGCCGGGGGCCGCACTTGCCGTCGACGGGGCGCGTGCAGGTGTTCCAGCTGCAAAACTTTGCCGGCGCGTACTGGCGCGGCGACTCGAAGCGCGAGATGCTCACCCGCGTCTACGGCGTCGCCTTCGCCAAAAAGGCCGATCTCGACGAGTACAACCGCCTCCAACAGGAGGCGCGCGAGCGGGATCACCGGCGCCTCGGCAAGGAACTCGACATCTTCACGCTGTCGCCCGAGGTCGGTCAGGGGCTGCCCCTCTGGTTGCCGAACGGGGCCAAGATTCGCCGCATCATCGAGCGCTACATCGTCGATCTCGAGGAGTCGCTCGGCTACCAGCACGTCTACACGCCCCACTTGGCCAACGTCGAGCTGTACAAGATTTCCGGACACTGGGAGCATTACAAGGACGACATGTACCCGCCGATGAAGATCGACAACGAGGAGCTCGTCCTGCGCCCGATGAACTGCCCGCACCACATGATGGTGTACAAGCACAGGCTGCACAGTTACCGCGAGCTGCCCATCCGCATCGCGGAACTCGGCACCATGCACCGCTACGAGATGTCCGGCGCACTCGCCGGTTTGCAGCGGGTGCGCGCCATGACGCTCAACGACGCGCACATCTTCTGCCGGCCGGATCAAATTGAGGAGGAGTTCACCCGCGTCGTGCGGCTCATTCAGCGCGTCTACAAGGACTTCGGGATCGACGACTACTATCATCGCCTGAGCTACCGCGATCCCAACAACACCGAGAAGTACGTCCAGAACGACGAGATGTGGGAGCTCGCTCAAAGCACGCTGCGCAAGGTCATGCTCGATCTCGGCCTCGAGTTTGTCGAGGCGGAGGGCGAAGCGGCGTTCTACGGGCCGAAGCTCGACGTCCAGGTGCGCACGGCGCTCGGGAAGGATGAGACCCTCTCCACCATTCAGCTCGACTTCCATCTGCCCAACCGCTTTAATCTCGAGTACGTGGGCGAAGATGGCGAGCGCCACCGGCCAGTCGTCATCCACCGCGGCGTCGTGGGGACGATGGAGCGGTTCGTCGCCTTCCTCATCGAGCAATACAAGGGCGCCTTCCCAGTCTGGCTCGCGCCGACCCAGGTCGTTGTGGCATCCGTCGCCGATGAGTTCTCGAGTTACGCCGAAGAGGTGGCGGCGAAGCTCAGGGAGGCCGGCATTCGCGCCGAGACCGACGTGAGCGACAACAAGATAGGCTACAAGATTCGTCAAGCGCAGACCCACAAGATTCCATACACGCTCGTCGTCGGCGCGCGCGAACGCGACGAGGGTTCCGTCTCGGTTCGCAAGTATCAGGCGGGCGATCTCGGCGCCATGCCGCTCGATCAGTTCGTCCATCAGATTCAGGACGAGATCGCGCGAAAGGTCCAGTTGGTGCAGGCTTAA